A single Solanum stenotomum isolate F172 unplaced genomic scaffold, ASM1918654v1 scaffold14845, whole genome shotgun sequence DNA region contains:
- the LOC125850196 gene encoding carotenoid 9,10(9',10')-cleavage dioxygenase 1-like, whose product MALCSYTSSISSALKPFSRDLVHFSIVADIPKTVKETSFKLLDAFVDFVFEFVDQPLLPSQSNFAPVEEIGEAVVVTTVEGKIPDDFPEGVYIRNGSNPLFGGLKSTKSIFGKSSHVWIEGEGMLHALHFTREKGRGTWNIFYNNKHVQTDTFKMEIHRKKPGFLPAIEGDSPAILMAYVLNVLRFGVENKHLSNTNIFEHSKKYYSIAENHLPQEIDIYSLATLGNWNVNGAWDRPFTSHPKKAPGTSELVIMGIYPRKPYFELGVISGIVIF is encoded by the exons ATGGCCTTATGTAGTTACACAT CCTCAATTTCCTCTGCTTTGAAG CCATTTTCGAGGGATTTGGTGCATTTTTCAATTGTAGCTGACATTCCAAAAACTGTGAAAGAAACTTCTTTCAAATTATTAGATGCATTTGTGGACtttgtatttgaatttgttGATCAGCCATTACTTCCATCTCAG AGTAATTTTGCACCAGTGGAAGAAATTGGAGAAGCTGTTGTAGTAACTACAGTGGAAGGGAAAATTCCAGATGATTTTCCGGAGGGTGTTTACATAAGAAATG GCTCAAATCCTCTGTTTGGAGGTCTCAAATCGACCAAGTCCATATTTGGGAAATCAAGTCATGTATGGATTGAAGGCGAAGGAATGCTTCATGCTTTGCACTTCACTAGAGAAAAAGGAAGAGGGACTTGGAATATCTTCTACAATAACAAACACGTCCAAACGGACACTTTCAAGATGGAAATACATAGAAAGAAACCTGGTTTTCTTCCCGCTATTGAAGGGGATTCTCCTGCCATTTTAATGGCTTACGTTTTGAATGTG TTGAGATTTGGCGTGGAAAACAAACATCTAagcaatacaaatatttttgagcACTCAAAGAAATACTACTCTATTGCTGAAAATCATTTGCCTCAAGAGATAGACATATATTCCCTTGCAACATTAGGTAATTGGAATGTCAATGGAGCTTGGGATCGACCATTCACAAGTCATCCAAAG AAAGCCCCTGGAACCAGTGAACTTGTTATAATGGGAATATATCCAAGAAAGCCATACTTTGAGCTAGGAGTCATTTCAGGTATTGTCATTTTCTAG